The proteins below are encoded in one region of Brevundimonas fontaquae:
- a CDS encoding sugar MFS transporter, which yields MIATPANDTVPSSSGPKGDVGYLQWFVFGLFFIFGGITSLNDVLVPKLKELYSLSYFQAMLIQTAFFAAYFIVSLPAAALVQKVGYMRGAVVGLLIMMAGCLLFIPAANAGLFGAFLGALFVLAAGVTLVQVVANPLISMLGAPDTASSRLTFAQAFNSLGTTVFPWVGATLILGSLATVSAAELSGTALTAYRAAESAVITHAYIGIAVALAVVAGVVWLNRNRLIEEKTPTVAFLSAFNLLKQPRFAFGALGIFVYVGAEVAVASLMTNYLMQADTLALPAQGAGERLALYWGGALVGRFIGAWVMRFIAPWKVLASVALGAVMLIALSVFTTGALSGYALLCVGLFNAVMFPTIFTLASAGLGKRAAEGSGIICMAIVGGAIVPPLTGYVADVSTLRIALVIPVACYIVIALYARYCGGIGKDVSDMSWSESREPGNA from the coding sequence ATGATCGCCACGCCCGCCAATGATACCGTTCCGTCGTCGAGCGGCCCGAAGGGAGACGTCGGCTATCTGCAATGGTTCGTCTTCGGGCTGTTCTTCATCTTCGGCGGCATCACCAGCCTCAATGACGTCTTGGTGCCCAAGCTGAAGGAGCTGTATTCGCTCAGTTACTTCCAGGCGATGTTGATCCAGACGGCCTTCTTCGCCGCCTATTTCATCGTCTCCCTGCCTGCGGCCGCCCTCGTCCAGAAGGTCGGCTACATGCGTGGCGCCGTGGTCGGCCTGCTGATCATGATGGCGGGCTGTCTGCTGTTCATCCCTGCTGCCAACGCGGGCCTGTTCGGGGCCTTCCTCGGCGCCCTGTTCGTCCTGGCGGCGGGGGTGACCCTGGTCCAGGTGGTGGCCAATCCGCTGATCTCCATGCTGGGCGCACCCGACACCGCCTCCAGCCGCCTGACCTTCGCCCAGGCCTTCAACTCCCTGGGTACGACCGTCTTCCCTTGGGTCGGAGCCACGCTGATCCTGGGGTCGCTGGCGACGGTGAGCGCCGCAGAGCTGAGCGGAACGGCCCTGACCGCCTACCGTGCCGCGGAATCCGCCGTGATCACCCACGCCTATATCGGCATTGCCGTGGCCCTGGCGGTCGTTGCCGGCGTGGTCTGGCTGAACCGCAATCGCCTGATCGAGGAAAAGACTCCGACCGTCGCCTTCCTGAGCGCCTTCAATCTTCTGAAACAACCCCGCTTCGCCTTCGGGGCCCTGGGCATCTTCGTCTATGTCGGTGCCGAGGTCGCGGTCGCCAGCCTGATGACCAACTATCTGATGCAGGCCGACACCCTGGCCCTGCCGGCCCAGGGCGCCGGCGAGCGCCTCGCCCTGTACTGGGGCGGCGCCCTGGTCGGTCGCTTCATCGGCGCGTGGGTCATGCGGTTCATCGCCCCCTGGAAGGTGCTGGCCAGCGTCGCCCTCGGCGCCGTCATGCTGATCGCCCTGTCGGTGTTCACGACCGGGGCCCTGTCCGGCTATGCGCTGCTTTGCGTTGGGCTGTTCAATGCGGTGATGTTCCCGACCATCTTCACCCTGGCTTCCGCCGGTCTCGGTAAACGCGCAGCGGAGGGGTCGGGCATCATCTGCATGGCCATCGTCGGGGGGGCCATCGTCCCGCCGCTGACGGGCTATGTCGCCGACGTCTCGACCTTGCGGATCGCGCTCGTCATTCCGGTGGCCTGCTACATCGTCATCGCCCTCTATGCGCGGTATTGCGGGGGCATCGGGAAGGATGTCAGCGACATGTCTTGGTCCGAGAGCCGGGAGCCCGGCAATGCCTGA
- the treF gene encoding alpha,alpha-trehalase TreF has translation MRQTGSLIRRLVLATLAATTLTAARAQDVTPADLYGPLFEAIQTGKVFPDGKTFVDAVPRRPVAEIMADYARDRPQGATALRAFVEARFIIPGDTPVPDGAQVAQGLPLKAHIAALWPVLTRPALEPVEGSSALALPSPYVVPGGRFREIYYWDTYFTMLGLKADGQDALVESMLENFEALITEHGHIPNGARTYYLSRSQPPFFALMVGLSERKDAVSRRTQLAAMQGEYAFWMKGAECVAATGACDHVVRMPDGALLNRYWDARDTPRDESWAEDVATASEAEGRPAAEVYRDLRSGAESGWDFSSRWFDDPQDIATLHTTEIVPVDLNSLLWTLERTIAAHCRALAERACVRDFDHRAGARKRAMNRYLWNASERRFGDWDRRTGRMTSSVSAAGLYPLFTGWANRSQARDTARQTEAVLIAPGGLRTTALTTGQQWDAPNGWAPLQWVAISGLDRYGHRATAETIGTRWLGTVDRVYRETGKMLEKYDVEQQRPGGGGEYPLQDGFGWTNGVTRVLLDRYPDVVSETAPTMP, from the coding sequence ATGCGTCAGACCGGCTCCCTCATCCGTCGCCTTGTTCTGGCAACCCTCGCCGCGACGACCTTGACAGCCGCGCGCGCTCAGGACGTCACACCCGCCGACCTCTACGGTCCCCTGTTCGAAGCGATCCAGACCGGCAAGGTCTTTCCGGACGGCAAGACCTTCGTGGATGCCGTCCCGCGTCGGCCCGTCGCCGAGATCATGGCCGACTACGCGCGCGACCGCCCGCAGGGCGCGACCGCCCTGCGGGCCTTCGTTGAGGCCCGTTTCATCATTCCGGGCGATACGCCCGTCCCGGACGGTGCGCAGGTCGCCCAGGGTCTGCCGCTGAAGGCCCATATCGCTGCGCTCTGGCCGGTCCTCACCCGCCCGGCCCTGGAGCCCGTCGAAGGCTCTTCGGCTCTGGCGCTGCCGTCGCCCTACGTCGTCCCGGGGGGGCGCTTCCGCGAGATCTACTACTGGGACACCTATTTCACGATGCTGGGCCTCAAGGCCGACGGGCAGGACGCCCTGGTCGAGTCCATGCTCGAGAATTTCGAGGCCCTGATAACCGAGCACGGGCACATCCCGAACGGCGCGCGAACCTATTATCTGAGCCGGTCGCAACCGCCCTTCTTCGCCCTCATGGTCGGACTGTCCGAGCGAAAGGATGCTGTAAGCCGCCGGACCCAGCTCGCGGCGATGCAGGGGGAGTACGCCTTCTGGATGAAGGGGGCCGAGTGCGTCGCCGCGACCGGCGCCTGCGACCACGTGGTCCGGATGCCGGACGGCGCCCTGCTCAATCGCTACTGGGACGCGCGCGACACGCCGCGTGACGAAAGCTGGGCCGAGGACGTCGCCACGGCCAGTGAGGCTGAAGGGCGGCCCGCTGCGGAGGTTTATCGCGACCTGCGCTCCGGCGCTGAGAGCGGCTGGGACTTCAGCTCGCGCTGGTTCGACGATCCACAGGATATCGCCACCCTGCACACGACCGAGATCGTGCCGGTCGACCTGAACAGCCTGCTCTGGACCCTGGAGCGGACCATCGCCGCCCACTGCCGGGCCCTGGCCGAGCGCGCCTGCGTGCGCGACTTCGATCACCGCGCGGGAGCCCGCAAGCGCGCCATGAACCGCTACCTCTGGAACGCCTCGGAGCGCCGCTTCGGAGACTGGGATCGTCGGACCGGCCGCATGACCTCCAGCGTTTCGGCGGCGGGCCTGTACCCCCTGTTCACGGGTTGGGCGAACCGCAGCCAGGCCCGTGACACGGCGCGCCAGACCGAGGCGGTCCTGATCGCACCGGGCGGCCTGCGCACCACCGCCCTGACCACCGGCCAGCAGTGGGACGCTCCCAACGGCTGGGCGCCGCTGCAATGGGTCGCAATCTCGGGTCTCGACCGTTACGGGCATCGCGCCACGGCCGAAACCATTGGCACGCGCTGGCTCGGCACGGTCGACCGCGTCTACCGCGAGACCGGCAAGATGCTCGAGAAATACGACGTCGAGCAACAGCGCCCGGGCGGCGGCGGCGAGTATCCGCTGCAGGACGGCTTTGGCTGGACCAACGGGGTCACCCGCGTTCTTCTGGATCGCTATCCGGACGTCGTGTCCGAAACCGCGCCGACGATGCCCTGA
- a CDS encoding nuclear transport factor 2 family protein has product MPERTALPDIIQRYLDAYNRRDVEALVACVSETVVFENVSNATPSLRIDGRDAFARLAAQAAETFTLRRLEVRTAVIAGDHVALEVDWSGTPAVDLGEFRAGERVVLRGASFFTISDDRLVRIVDLS; this is encoded by the coding sequence ATGCCTGAACGGACCGCCCTGCCGGACATCATCCAGCGATATCTCGACGCCTACAATCGGAGGGATGTGGAGGCCCTGGTCGCGTGCGTCTCGGAGACGGTGGTGTTCGAAAATGTCTCGAACGCCACGCCCTCCTTGCGCATCGACGGGCGCGATGCCTTCGCCCGCCTCGCAGCCCAGGCGGCGGAAACCTTCACCCTCCGGCGGCTGGAGGTTCGAACTGCGGTCATCGCCGGGGATCATGTGGCGCTTGAGGTGGACTGGTCCGGTACGCCGGCCGTGGACCTCGGAGAGTTCAGGGCCGGGGAGCGCGTGGTGCTGCGCGGAGCGTCGTTTTTCACCATCTCCGACGACCGGCTCGTCAGGATCGTGGATCTCAGTTGA
- a CDS encoding ATP-binding protein yields the protein MNQGDLSRLGGAMAARARQWRTRIGLGAVIAVAFFTMTGWLFALGWLLVYSILQALEFWGFRASRKSEDWTPSTVWAWWAVGFIALNNLVFGAFAVRQAVGGEDLSVIVAILVMAGAIVNGVIACAGSRHLTWASILPHIGCFCAVTASVLMAGHPPWLTAQMGVAGLLFVVLASVASRQLAQKLQVMEEGRLTAESANVSKSQFLANMSHEIRTPLNGVVSMAHLLARSPLSAPDRELVQIIQSSADTLTTLLSDILDMARIEAGEVTLEYVPYHFGDMVRSACALFTLRAQEKGVAMVLELPEDADRFVSGDGNRLRQVLNNLISNAVKFTTRGQVTVIVTLPEAGCVRVVVADTGVGFDPQACGDLFARFQQADGTITRKFGGSGLGLAISHELVCLMDGRIGYDSVAGEGSTFWVDLPFEPCAPSGVIVLDGDEIGIDRPLAVLVADDHPINLKVATMILEQTGSRCTTAVDGAEAVAAFQSGRFDLVLMDMQMPVMDGLTAVREIRALEERSGLARTPIAILSANAMPEHIAAASDAGADEHLSKPVRPADLIRLVSRLTV from the coding sequence ATGAACCAGGGCGATCTCAGCCGTCTTGGCGGCGCCATGGCGGCGCGGGCCCGGCAGTGGCGAACCCGGATCGGTCTGGGCGCCGTCATCGCCGTGGCCTTCTTCACCATGACAGGGTGGCTCTTCGCCTTGGGCTGGCTCCTGGTCTATTCGATCCTGCAGGCGCTCGAGTTCTGGGGGTTTCGGGCGTCGCGAAAGTCGGAGGACTGGACGCCTTCGACCGTCTGGGCCTGGTGGGCGGTCGGCTTCATCGCTCTCAACAATCTCGTCTTCGGCGCCTTCGCGGTGCGACAGGCCGTCGGGGGCGAAGACCTCTCTGTCATCGTCGCGATCCTGGTCATGGCCGGAGCCATCGTGAACGGGGTGATCGCCTGTGCAGGCTCCAGGCATCTTACCTGGGCGTCCATTCTCCCGCACATTGGTTGCTTCTGCGCCGTCACCGCATCGGTGCTCATGGCCGGGCATCCGCCCTGGCTCACCGCCCAGATGGGCGTCGCAGGCCTGCTGTTCGTCGTGCTCGCAAGCGTTGCGTCGCGCCAGCTCGCCCAGAAGCTCCAGGTCATGGAGGAGGGGCGATTGACGGCCGAGAGCGCCAACGTTTCCAAGAGCCAGTTTCTGGCAAACATGAGCCATGAAATCCGCACCCCGCTCAACGGCGTGGTGAGCATGGCCCATCTGCTGGCGCGATCGCCGCTCTCGGCCCCGGATCGTGAACTTGTCCAGATCATCCAGTCGTCTGCGGACACCCTGACCACCCTGCTGTCCGACATCCTGGACATGGCTCGCATCGAGGCCGGCGAGGTCACCCTGGAATACGTCCCCTACCATTTCGGGGACATGGTTCGCTCGGCCTGCGCCCTGTTCACCCTGCGGGCGCAGGAGAAGGGGGTCGCCATGGTCCTCGAACTGCCCGAAGACGCGGACCGCTTCGTCAGCGGCGACGGCAATCGCCTGCGTCAGGTCCTGAACAACCTGATCTCAAACGCTGTGAAGTTCACGACGCGCGGCCAGGTCACCGTCATCGTCACCCTGCCCGAGGCCGGCTGTGTCCGGGTGGTGGTCGCCGACACCGGGGTGGGGTTCGACCCGCAGGCCTGCGGCGATCTCTTCGCCCGCTTCCAGCAGGCCGACGGCACGATCACGAGGAAATTCGGCGGTTCCGGCCTGGGTCTGGCCATCTCCCACGAGCTCGTCTGCCTCATGGACGGACGGATCGGCTATGACAGCGTCGCGGGCGAGGGATCGACGTTCTGGGTCGACCTCCCGTTCGAGCCCTGTGCGCCGTCCGGCGTGATCGTCCTGGACGGCGACGAGATCGGGATCGACCGTCCCCTCGCTGTCCTGGTCGCCGACGATCATCCGATCAACCTCAAGGTGGCGACGATGATTCTGGAGCAGACCGGCTCGCGCTGCACCACGGCCGTCGATGGTGCCGAAGCCGTCGCCGCCTTCCAGTCCGGACGGTTCGACCTCGTCCTTATGGACATGCAGATGCCGGTGATGGACGGGCTGACCGCCGTCCGGGAGATTCGCGCCCTCGAAGAACGCTCGGGCCTCGCGCGAACCCCGATCGCCATCCTGTCCGCCAACGCCATGCCCGAGCACATCGCGGCCGCGTCCGATGCCGGCGCCGACGAACATCTGTCCAAACCCGTCCGTCCCGCCGATCTGATCAGGCTCGTGTCGAGGCTCACGGTGTGA
- a CDS encoding LysR family transcriptional regulator → MLDLGDLAVFAKVVETESFTQAGRLLGLPKSTISRRIVRLERHLGAQLLNRSTRSVKVTENGALFFDYCLRSMGVLQDGERALQSLQNEPQGVIRIVTPPVLSQSLLGPLFAEFLLTYPDVHMVNTVSDDGLTALRDACDLAITVGPLADSGLIATKLGETECGVFAAPSYVERMGAPQSYIELTRFDLLAHGLADRRQKWSLSRGREEVAIDFGPRFVSSDMQLLRQATIAGLGIARLPAFLCKHDLAEGRLVEILPDWRTPGLVFSAVFSDPRTVPARVRTLIDFLVERMRPRLSWDIQSSA, encoded by the coding sequence ATGCTGGACCTCGGCGATCTGGCGGTCTTCGCCAAGGTGGTGGAGACCGAGAGCTTCACACAGGCGGGCCGACTGCTCGGTCTGCCGAAATCGACGATCAGTCGGCGGATCGTCCGTCTCGAACGCCATCTGGGCGCCCAGCTGCTGAACCGCAGCACCCGATCGGTAAAGGTGACCGAGAACGGCGCCCTGTTCTTTGACTACTGTCTGCGATCCATGGGCGTTCTCCAGGACGGTGAGCGGGCGCTGCAGAGCCTGCAGAACGAGCCCCAGGGCGTGATCCGCATCGTGACGCCGCCCGTTCTCAGCCAGAGCCTTCTGGGCCCCCTGTTCGCGGAGTTCCTGCTCACCTATCCGGACGTGCATATGGTCAACACCGTCTCCGACGACGGCCTGACGGCTCTCCGAGATGCCTGTGACCTCGCCATCACGGTGGGGCCACTGGCCGATTCCGGCTTGATCGCCACCAAGCTCGGCGAGACCGAATGCGGTGTCTTCGCCGCCCCCTCCTATGTGGAGCGGATGGGCGCGCCACAAAGCTATATCGAACTGACGCGTTTCGATCTGCTCGCCCACGGTCTGGCCGATCGTCGCCAGAAATGGAGCCTGTCGCGGGGTCGCGAAGAGGTCGCCATCGATTTCGGCCCCCGGTTCGTCTCCAGCGACATGCAACTTCTCCGGCAGGCGACGATTGCAGGCCTCGGTATCGCGCGCCTGCCGGCCTTCCTGTGCAAGCACGATCTGGCCGAGGGCCGGCTTGTCGAGATTCTGCCTGACTGGCGGACACCCGGTCTGGTGTTCTCCGCCGTCTTCAGCGACCCGCGCACCGTCCCGGCACGTGTTCGGACCCTGATCGATTTTCTCGTCGAGCGCATGCGGCCCCGCCTGTCCTGGGACATTCAGTCCTCCGCGTGA